The following proteins are co-located in the Maridesulfovibrio sp. genome:
- a CDS encoding SHOCT domain-containing protein: protein MEFLSALSSWCSGPGFGHGAGYGMSGWMPFHFGGILQLVVIGLIIYFTVRMFRKPDTGPCAPSAQDVLKKRYASGEINEETYIRMRDELK from the coding sequence ATGGAATTTCTCAGCGCATTAAGCAGTTGGTGTAGCGGTCCCGGATTCGGCCATGGTGCCGGTTATGGTATGAGTGGCTGGATGCCGTTTCATTTTGGCGGAATTTTGCAACTCGTAGTCATCGGGTTGATCATTTATTTTACTGTGCGCATGTTTCGCAAGCCGGATACCGGGCCCTGTGCGCCTTCCGCACAGGATGTTTTAAAGAAGCGTTACGCTTCCGGCGAGATAAATGAGGAAACTTACATCCGCATGCGAGATGAATTGAAGTAA